One Prunus dulcis chromosome 8, ALMONDv2, whole genome shotgun sequence DNA window includes the following coding sequences:
- the LOC117638732 gene encoding root phototropism protein 3, whose amino-acid sequence MWDSETESVGGRDYGNGVLSSSKHSVKTDGFELKGSSWYVATDIPSDLLVQVGDVNFHLHKYPLLSRSGKINRVMYELRDPDLSKMALDDLPGGPEAFELAAKFCYGIAVDLTAANISGLRCAAEYLEMTEDLEEGNLIFKTEAFLSYVVLSSWRDSIVVLKSCEKLSPWAENLQIVRRCSESIAWKACANPKGIRWAYTGKPLKVSSPSWNDMKDSSPSKNQQVPPDWWFEDVSILRIDHFVRVITAIKVKGMRFELIGAAIMHYASKWLPGLINDGAAAADEGSNSSNSNTSNNGSSWKGGLHLIVAGNKDEPPTVQAKDQRMIIESLISIIPPQKDSVSCSFLLRLLRMANMLKVALALVTELEKRVGMQFEQATLADLLIPSYNKSETLYDVDLVQRLLEHFLVQEQTDISSPSQQSFPGKHYDDIQRGTGPNAKMRVARLVDSYLTEVSRDRSLSLTKFQVLAEALPDSARICDDGLYRAIDSYLKAHPTLSEHERKRLCRVMDCQKLSIDACMHAAQNERLPLRVVVQVLFSEQVKISNALATSSLKEAGESQYQPMVSNRKTLLEGTPQSFQEGWAAAKKDINTVKFELESVKAKYLELQNDMDNLQRQFDKMSKQKQTSAWSSGWKKLSKLTKTTNLENQHNIGTEHQAAVDQQNRKTPRRWRNSIS is encoded by the exons ATGTGGGATTCAGAGACTGAGTCAGTTGGAGGGAGAGATTACGGCAATGGAGTTCTTAGTTCAAGCAAGCACAGTGTTAAGACTGATGGATTTGAGCTAAAAGGCAGCTCTTG GTATGTTGCAACTGATATCCCAAGTGACCTGCTAGTTCAAGTTGGAGATGTGAATTTTCACTTGCACAAG TATCCCCTGCTGTCAAGGAGTGGAAAGATCAACAGAGTTATGTATGAATTACGCGACCCGGACTTGAGTAAGATGGCGTTGGATGACCTTCCTGGTGGACCGGAGGCGTTTGAGCTAGCTGCGAAATTCTGCTATGGAATTGCTGTTGATCTAACAGCAGCTAACATTTCAGGCCTGAGATGTGCTGCTGAGTACCTTGAAATGACAGAGGACTTGGAAGAAGGCAATCTTATCTTCAAAACGGAGGCGTTTCTCAGCTATGTGGTTTTATCCTCATGGAGAGACTCCATAGTTGTGTTGAAAAGCTGTGAGAAGCTCTCACCATGGGCGGAAAATCTTCAAATTGTCCGAAGATGCAGCGAGTCTATTGCTTGGAAAGCTTGTGCCAATCCAAAAGGAATAAGATGGGCATACACTGGAAAGCCACTAAAAGTTTCAAGTCCAAGCTGGAATGACATGAAGGACTCAAGTCCAAGTAAAAACCAGCAGGTCCCTCCTGATTGGTGGTTTGAAGATGTTTCGATTCTTAGGATTGATCACTTTGTCAGGGTTATTACTGCAATTAAGGTAAAGGGGATGAGATTTGAACTGATTGGAGCTGCAATAATGCATTATGCATCCAAATGGCTTCCGGGTTTAATAAATGATGGCGCGGCTGCAGCAGATGAAGGAAGCAACAGCAGCAATAGTAATACCAGTAATAATGGCAGCAGTTGGAAGGGTGGACTCCATTTGATTGTGGCAGGAAATAAAGATGAGCCTCCAACTGTTCAGGCCAAAGATCAACGGATGATCATTGAGAGCCTCATCAGTATAATTCCACCACAGAAGGATAGTGTCTCATGCAGCTTCCTTCTTCGGCTTTTGAGAATGGCAAACATGTTGAAAGTAGCACTTGCTTTGGTTACTGAGCTGGAAAAACGCGTGGGAATGCAGTTCGAACAGGCTACACTGGCGGATCTTCTTATTCCTTCCTACAATAAAAGTGAAACTTTGTATGATGTGGATCTTGTTCAAAGGCTTCTGGAGCATTTTCTGGTTCAAGAACAAACAGATATTTCAAGTCCAAGCCAACAATCTTTCCCTGGAAAACACTATGATGACATTCAAAGGGGTACAGGCCCAAATGCTAAGATGAGGGTAGCTAGGCTTGTCGATAGTTATCTTACCGAGGTATCCAGAGATAGAAGCCTCTCCCTAACAAAGTTTCAGGTGCTGGCAGAAGCTTTGCCTGATTCTGCAAGGATCTGTGATGATGGACTTTATAGAGCAATTGATTCCTATCTTAAG GCCCATCCTACACTTTCTGAGCATGAAAGGAAGAGGCTTTGCCGAGTGATGGATTGCCAAAAGTTATCAATTGATGCCTGCATGCATGCTGCCCAAAATGAAAGACTCCCATTAAGGGTGGTGGTGCAAGTTCTTTTCTCTGAACAAGTAAAAATAAGCAATGCATTAGCCACCAGCTCCCTCAAAGAAGCTGGAGAATCTCAGTATCAGCCAATGGTTTCGAATCGAAAAACACTCCTCGAAGGGACCCCGCAATCATTCCAAGAAGGATGGGCAGCAGCTAAAAAAGACATCAACACGGTAAAGTTCGAACTGGAGAGTGTCAAAGCCAAGTACCTTGAGCTCCAGAATGACATGGATAACTTGCAGAGACAATTTGATAAGATGTCAAAGCAGAAACAGACATCCGCATGGAGCAGTGGGTGGAAGAAACTAAGCAAACTCACAAAGACCACGAACTTAGAAAATCAGCACAACATTGGGACTGAGCACCAAGCAGCTGTAGATCAGCAGAATAGAAAGACACCTAGGAGGTGGAGAAATTCTATTTcctga